One stretch of Akkermansia sp. RCC_12PD DNA includes these proteins:
- a CDS encoding tetratricopeptide repeat protein: MNDASDNHGDQEKSVSTYSVDIETLQQAALAGDPQALFQLAINYEQGRGVAENQQEAFYCYHQAAELGHVTAQLNLGWAYSNGIGVPQDNDKAFYWYQKAARQGHPTAQFDLGFCYINGLGVEKDEQQAISWYTKAAEQGHAVAQLNLGWIYANSNSQRNWEQAVYWYGQAAEQGDPRAQYNLAWCYGNGSGTPKNPEKAAYWYEEAAQQNHATAQYNLGWCYENGFGVQPNLDKALVWYHKSALQGQITAQYTLGWCYGNGHGVEMNMSKAVYWYTKAAEQGHNTAQLNLGWCHLNGKGTPVNHAEALKWYLKAADQGNATAMFNVGNCYAHGYGIEENDEEAEAWYQKAIAHGNKKAASALRHLHSKQEKNKESGSQA; this comes from the coding sequence ATGAACGACGCTTCCGACAATCACGGCGACCAGGAAAAATCAGTCTCTACCTATTCCGTCGATATAGAAACCCTCCAGCAGGCGGCCCTGGCGGGAGATCCCCAGGCATTGTTCCAACTGGCTATCAATTATGAACAGGGGCGAGGCGTAGCGGAAAACCAGCAGGAAGCCTTTTACTGCTACCATCAGGCGGCGGAACTGGGCCACGTTACCGCCCAGCTCAACCTGGGATGGGCCTATTCCAATGGCATCGGCGTCCCGCAGGATAACGACAAGGCATTCTACTGGTATCAAAAGGCGGCCCGGCAGGGCCACCCCACAGCCCAGTTCGACCTGGGGTTCTGCTACATCAACGGCCTGGGAGTGGAAAAAGACGAACAGCAGGCCATCAGCTGGTACACGAAAGCGGCGGAACAGGGCCATGCCGTCGCACAGCTCAATCTGGGCTGGATTTATGCAAACAGCAACAGCCAGCGGAACTGGGAACAGGCCGTGTACTGGTACGGTCAGGCGGCGGAACAGGGAGATCCCCGCGCCCAATACAACCTGGCCTGGTGCTACGGCAACGGGAGCGGTACGCCTAAAAACCCGGAAAAAGCCGCCTACTGGTATGAGGAAGCGGCACAGCAGAACCATGCCACGGCCCAGTACAACCTGGGATGGTGCTATGAAAACGGATTCGGCGTTCAGCCCAACCTGGACAAGGCGCTGGTCTGGTACCACAAATCAGCCCTGCAAGGGCAAATCACGGCCCAATATACCCTGGGCTGGTGCTACGGCAACGGACACGGCGTGGAGATGAACATGAGCAAAGCCGTCTACTGGTACACCAAGGCAGCCGAACAGGGGCACAATACGGCCCAGCTCAACCTGGGATGGTGCCACCTGAACGGCAAAGGAACCCCTGTCAATCACGCGGAGGCCCTGAAATGGTACCTGAAAGCAGCCGACCAAGGCAACGCTACCGCCATGTTCAACGTAGGCAACTGCTATGCGCACGGCTACGGCATTGAAGAAAATGACGAAGAAGCAGAAGCCTGGTACCAGAAGGCCATTGCCCACGGCAATAAAAAGGCGGCAAGCGCCCTGCGCCATCTCCATTCAAAACAGGAGAAAAACAAGGAATCCGGCTCCCAAGCCTGA
- a CDS encoding YkgJ family cysteine cluster protein, translating to MASGRCRHGRAEGNAPSAEVLAAVRLLLEEGARRASRAQRFCTGTADCCRFRLTGETPHVTLGEAWLAWKAWRAAGRTRVELPEDGSCPFLNEQGRCMIYEGRPLACRTHFCISAGGTLPRRDVIDLIHDLEDIDAALGGGGACRLPEAVERLSRKGAGRGKRAGR from the coding sequence ATGGCGTCAGGCAGGTGCCGTCATGGAAGAGCGGAGGGGAATGCCCCCTCCGCCGAGGTGTTGGCGGCTGTGCGGCTGCTGCTGGAGGAAGGCGCCCGGCGCGCTTCCCGTGCGCAGCGTTTCTGCACGGGCACGGCGGACTGCTGCCGCTTCCGCCTGACGGGGGAAACACCCCACGTTACCTTGGGCGAGGCATGGCTGGCCTGGAAGGCATGGCGCGCGGCCGGGCGTACCCGCGTGGAACTGCCGGAGGACGGAAGCTGCCCTTTTCTGAACGAACAGGGGAGATGCATGATTTATGAAGGAAGGCCGCTGGCCTGCCGCACCCATTTTTGCATTTCCGCAGGCGGAACCCTCCCGCGCCGGGATGTGATTGACTTGATTCATGACCTGGAAGACATAGACGCGGCACTGGGCGGCGGCGGCGCCTGCCGCCTGCCTGAAGCTGTGGAACGGCTGTCCAGAAAAGGCGCCGGGAGAGGGAAAAGAGCCGGCCGTTAG
- the argJ gene encoding bifunctional glutamate N-acetyltransferase/amino-acid acetyltransferase ArgJ gives MNDSSYIPVDGGVCAPQGFLGSAVSCGIKKPEATRLDLALIYSTEPCVSAGAFTTNRVQAACVKVSREHLRKGDIRAIVANSGNANACTGARGVEDARGECTRIAEILGLKPCEVAVCSTGVIGLPMPMMRIYPKFPELAEGLSREKGHEVAQAVMTSDTKEKIIAIEFMVQGRPVRIGACCKGAGMINPCMATMLCFITTDAGISRDVLELCVQSGVKNSFNCITIDGDMSTNDTVLVMANGASGVKLESPEDIYTFQQALAYVMLELAKHIVQDGERVTKFVTVRVTGGRTEDEARKAAEAVAKSSLVKSSWNGNDPNWGRIIHAVGYCGAKVDEEKIDIDIAGLPACRGGVQADTPSDDLRQAVQVPAFQVDIHLNRGEFSHTVYTTDLSPEYVDFNRSEYAYWNQAKADGLTR, from the coding sequence ATGAATGATTCATCCTATATTCCGGTTGACGGGGGCGTTTGCGCGCCCCAGGGCTTTCTGGGCAGCGCGGTGAGCTGCGGCATCAAGAAGCCTGAGGCCACGCGCCTGGACCTGGCCCTGATTTATTCCACGGAACCCTGCGTGTCCGCGGGCGCGTTTACGACGAACCGCGTTCAGGCGGCCTGCGTGAAAGTGAGCCGGGAGCATCTCCGCAAGGGAGATATCCGCGCCATTGTGGCGAACAGCGGCAACGCGAACGCCTGCACCGGAGCCCGGGGGGTGGAAGACGCCAGAGGGGAATGCACGCGCATTGCGGAGATTCTGGGATTGAAGCCCTGCGAAGTAGCTGTCTGTTCCACCGGCGTAATTGGCCTGCCGATGCCCATGATGCGCATTTACCCGAAGTTTCCGGAATTGGCGGAAGGCCTTTCCCGCGAGAAGGGGCATGAAGTGGCGCAGGCCGTGATGACGAGCGACACAAAGGAAAAGATTATCGCCATTGAATTCATGGTGCAAGGCAGGCCCGTGCGCATCGGCGCCTGCTGCAAGGGGGCCGGCATGATCAATCCCTGCATGGCTACCATGCTGTGCTTCATCACGACGGATGCGGGCATTTCCCGCGATGTGCTGGAACTGTGCGTTCAGTCCGGAGTGAAAAATTCTTTCAACTGCATCACGATTGACGGTGACATGAGCACGAACGATACGGTGCTGGTGATGGCGAACGGAGCATCCGGCGTGAAGCTGGAATCCCCGGAAGACATTTACACATTCCAGCAGGCCCTGGCCTACGTGATGCTGGAACTGGCCAAGCACATCGTGCAGGACGGGGAGCGCGTGACGAAATTTGTGACTGTCCGTGTGACCGGAGGCCGTACGGAAGATGAGGCGAGGAAGGCGGCGGAAGCCGTTGCCAAATCCTCCCTGGTGAAGAGTTCCTGGAACGGGAATGACCCCAACTGGGGGCGCATCATTCATGCCGTTGGCTATTGCGGCGCGAAGGTGGATGAAGAGAAGATCGACATTGATATTGCCGGGCTGCCCGCCTGCCGGGGCGGCGTGCAGGCGGATACTCCGTCCGACGATTTGCGGCAGGCCGTGCAGGTCCCTGCGTTCCAGGTGGATATTCATCTGAACCGCGGTGAGTTTTCCCACACGGTGTACACGACGGATTTGTCTCCGGAATACGTGGATTTCAACCGTTCCGAATATGCGTACTGGAACCAGGCGAAGGCCGACGGCCTGACCCGGTAG
- the argC gene encoding N-acetyl-gamma-glutamyl-phosphate reductase, producing the protein MKQVQVAVVGASGYTGQELLRILLNHRGVRLVCATSRQYAGQPLWEVFPRFRQVPGSDLRFTDSDVEAIAATGAEVAFLALPHGVAASYARGLVDRGVRVIDLSADFRLNCPDVYEEYYGNAHPDTALMKEAVYGLPEWRAAEIARARIVASPGCYPTSILLPLIPLFKAGILEPEDVVVCSGSGVSGAGRKASIPLLFCECNESFHAYGVPKHRHLSEIEQELSWAAGETVVMSFTPHLIPVNTGICSTITARVKEGADPDSVGRLLEEAYAGAPFVRLLGRNQPADTKNVTRTNCVDIGWAYDPRTKRVILMSAEDNVVKGAGGQAVQSFNLMCGFDETEGLWVL; encoded by the coding sequence ATGAAGCAAGTTCAAGTAGCAGTTGTCGGGGCCAGTGGCTATACCGGGCAGGAGTTGTTGCGCATTCTGCTGAATCACCGCGGGGTCAGGCTGGTATGCGCTACGTCCCGCCAATATGCCGGACAGCCGCTGTGGGAGGTGTTTCCCCGTTTCCGGCAGGTGCCGGGCTCCGATTTGAGGTTTACGGATTCCGATGTGGAGGCCATTGCCGCCACCGGGGCAGAAGTGGCGTTTCTTGCTCTGCCGCATGGCGTGGCCGCCTCCTATGCCCGCGGGCTGGTGGACCGTGGCGTGCGCGTGATTGATTTGAGTGCGGATTTCCGCCTGAATTGCCCGGATGTGTATGAGGAGTATTACGGGAACGCCCATCCGGATACCGCTCTGATGAAGGAGGCCGTGTACGGACTCCCGGAATGGCGTGCGGCGGAGATTGCCCGGGCGCGCATTGTGGCGTCTCCCGGCTGTTATCCCACCAGCATCCTGCTTCCTCTCATCCCTCTGTTCAAGGCCGGGATTCTGGAACCGGAAGACGTGGTGGTGTGTTCCGGCAGCGGCGTAAGCGGCGCGGGGCGCAAGGCGAGCATCCCCCTGCTGTTTTGCGAATGCAACGAAAGCTTCCATGCCTACGGCGTGCCGAAGCACCGCCATTTGAGCGAGATTGAACAGGAACTCTCCTGGGCTGCCGGGGAAACGGTGGTCATGTCCTTCACCCCGCATTTGATCCCCGTGAATACCGGCATTTGCTCCACCATTACGGCCCGGGTGAAGGAAGGAGCGGATCCCGATTCCGTGGGCCGCCTGCTGGAAGAAGCGTATGCCGGGGCTCCGTTCGTACGTCTGCTGGGCCGCAACCAGCCTGCGGATACCAAGAACGTGACCCGCACGAATTGCGTGGACATTGGCTGGGCCTATGATCCCCGCACAAAACGCGTGATCCTGATGAGTGCTGAGGATAATGTGGTGAAGGGAGCGGGCGGCCAGGCCGTCCAGTCCTTCAACCTCATGTGCGGGTTTGATGAAACGGAAGGCTTGTGGGTATTATAG
- a CDS encoding phage tail protein, with product MGANSHRSVIGRCRLPGKIKNTFGKWIYPYSTQAAAEISHTPLQKIIIMKETTTINGIPMVMQDEFFMHAEDTTIHVTAEEKEKWNAGGQGPKGDKGDKGDPGATGPQGPQGPKGEPGTPGPAGAQGPKGDKGDPGPAGPEGPGGSGIAPGCFMWFCGSTPPEGWLKCNGALLQISQYPALHAAIGTTYGGDGATTFAIPDLIRDNGLFIRAATGDRTIGSVQGDAIRNITGKAGVHAFGYTSEVPGYTGVFKGGTEIGNAWAPSKTPGNGIPFNFDASRSVPTADENRPVNISLLPLIKY from the coding sequence ATGGGGGCAAATTCCCATCGAAGTGTTATCGGTCGCTGCCGCTTGCCAGGCAAAATAAAAAATACCTTTGGCAAATGGATATATCCCTATTCTACACAGGCGGCAGCGGAGATTTCCCATACTCCATTACAAAAAATAATAATCATGAAAGAAACCACAACCATTAATGGAATTCCGATGGTAATGCAGGATGAATTTTTCATGCATGCCGAAGACACGACCATCCACGTCACAGCGGAGGAAAAAGAAAAATGGAACGCCGGAGGCCAAGGCCCCAAGGGGGACAAAGGTGATAAAGGCGATCCCGGAGCCACAGGCCCACAAGGGCCGCAAGGCCCCAAAGGAGAACCGGGAACGCCGGGACCTGCCGGGGCACAAGGCCCGAAGGGCGACAAGGGCGATCCCGGCCCCGCCGGTCCGGAAGGTCCGGGCGGATCTGGAATTGCTCCGGGCTGCTTCATGTGGTTTTGCGGCTCCACACCGCCGGAGGGCTGGCTGAAATGCAATGGGGCACTGTTGCAGATAAGCCAGTACCCCGCCCTGCACGCAGCCATCGGCACCACTTATGGGGGAGACGGAGCAACTACTTTTGCCATTCCTGACTTAATAAGGGATAACGGCCTGTTCATCCGCGCAGCAACTGGAGACAGGACAATAGGAAGCGTTCAGGGTGATGCAATCCGCAATATCACGGGAAAGGCGGGAGTACATGCATTTGGATATACTAGCGAAGTTCCAGGATATACAGGAGTATTTAAAGGGGGAACAGAAATCGGCAATGCATGGGCACCTAGTAAGACTCCAGGCAACGGTATACCTTTTAATTTTGATGCTTCCCGATCCGTACCTACAGCAGACGAAAATCGTCCTGTAAATATTTCCTTACTGCCTCTTATTAAATATTAA
- the crcB gene encoding fluoride efflux transporter CrcB, whose amino-acid sequence MKSILLIGLGSFIGGVLRHLLSCCLNDSVVKGFPLGTLAVNLAGCFLIGILYGFFDRGTLINQELRIFLTIGLCGGFTTFSTFMNENFLMAQGAQFFTLLLYAVLSLAGGFLAVWLGYTLLKAV is encoded by the coding sequence GTGAAAAGCATCCTCCTAATCGGCTTGGGCAGCTTTATCGGCGGAGTACTCCGGCACCTTCTTTCCTGCTGCCTGAATGATTCCGTCGTGAAGGGATTTCCCCTCGGGACTCTGGCCGTCAATCTGGCCGGATGTTTTCTGATCGGCATTTTGTACGGCTTTTTTGACCGGGGCACATTGATCAATCAGGAACTGCGCATTTTTCTCACCATCGGGCTGTGCGGAGGCTTTACCACCTTTTCCACCTTCATGAATGAAAATTTCCTGATGGCGCAGGGCGCTCAATTCTTCACGCTGCTTCTCTATGCCGTCCTGAGTCTGGCAGGCGGCTTCCTGGCCGTCTGGCTGGGCTATACGCTGCTTAAGGCGGTATGA
- a CDS encoding amino acid ABC transporter permease yields MDLKESFEVNFIQEGRWKYLANGFLVTVEISFFSVLLGVLMGFVVAVIRATHDKTGKLRFLNALCKLYLTVIRGTPVVVQLLIIYFIIFGSVDISKVLVAVVAFGFNSGAYVAEIIRGGIMAIDKGQFEAGRSLGLGYAQTMIYIILPQAFKNVLPSLGNEFIVLLKETSVSGYIALQDLTKGGDIIRSQTYTAFMPLMAVALIYLAMVMLFSWLLGKLERRLKNNE; encoded by the coding sequence CTGGACCTGAAAGAGTCGTTTGAGGTCAATTTTATTCAGGAAGGACGCTGGAAGTACTTGGCCAACGGTTTTCTGGTTACGGTGGAGATTTCCTTCTTTTCCGTACTTCTGGGCGTTCTGATGGGTTTCGTGGTGGCCGTCATCCGCGCCACCCACGACAAGACGGGAAAGCTCCGTTTCCTGAATGCTCTCTGCAAGCTGTACCTCACGGTCATCCGGGGCACCCCCGTTGTCGTGCAGCTGCTGATCATCTACTTCATCATCTTCGGTTCCGTGGATATCAGCAAGGTGCTGGTGGCTGTGGTCGCCTTCGGCTTCAACTCCGGCGCCTACGTGGCGGAAATCATCCGCGGCGGCATCATGGCCATCGACAAGGGGCAGTTCGAAGCAGGCCGCAGCCTGGGCCTGGGATATGCGCAGACCATGATTTACATCATTCTTCCGCAAGCATTTAAAAACGTGCTGCCCTCCCTGGGGAACGAATTCATCGTGCTCCTGAAGGAAACCAGCGTCTCCGGCTACATCGCCCTTCAGGACCTGACCAAGGGCGGCGACATCATCCGCAGCCAGACCTACACCGCCTTCATGCCCCTGATGGCCGTGGCCCTGATTTACCTGGCCATGGTCATGCTGTTCAGCTGGCTGCTGGGCAAGCTGGAAAGGAGACTGAAAAACAATGAATGA
- a CDS encoding amino acid ABC transporter ATP-binding protein — MFQISNLVKEFNAVHAVHDVTTQINQGEVVFIVGPSGSGKSTFLRCLNLLEEPTSGEIRFKGELINAPHADVNKFRQHVGMVFQHFNLFPHLTILENITIAPVKTGRATRKEATAQAEALLQRIGLYDKRHAYPLQLSGGQKQRIAIVRSLVMNPDVILFDEPTSALDPEMVGEVLSLMKELAKGGLTMAVVTHEIGFAREVATRIIFMDRGKIVEEGSPSQVIDHPSHPRLKEFFSKVL, encoded by the coding sequence ATGTTCCAAATCAGCAATCTGGTGAAGGAGTTTAATGCCGTCCATGCGGTGCACGATGTCACCACGCAGATCAATCAGGGGGAGGTGGTGTTCATCGTAGGCCCCTCCGGTTCCGGAAAGAGCACTTTCCTGCGCTGCCTGAACCTGCTTGAAGAACCCACCTCCGGGGAAATCCGGTTCAAGGGGGAACTTATCAACGCGCCCCATGCGGATGTAAACAAATTCCGGCAGCACGTAGGCATGGTCTTCCAGCATTTCAACCTTTTCCCTCATCTGACCATTCTGGAAAACATCACGATCGCCCCCGTGAAGACGGGCCGCGCCACCAGAAAGGAAGCCACGGCCCAGGCGGAAGCCCTGCTCCAGCGCATCGGCCTGTATGACAAGCGGCATGCCTATCCCCTCCAGCTCTCCGGCGGCCAGAAGCAGCGCATTGCCATCGTGCGTTCCCTGGTCATGAATCCGGACGTCATCCTGTTTGACGAACCGACTTCCGCCCTGGACCCGGAAATGGTGGGGGAAGTCCTTTCCCTGATGAAGGAGCTGGCTAAAGGCGGCCTGACGATGGCGGTCGTCACCCATGAAATAGGATTCGCCCGGGAAGTGGCCACCCGCATTATATTCATGGACAGGGGAAAAATTGTGGAGGAAGGCTCCCCTTCCCAGGTCATCGACCACCCGTCACATCCCAGGCTGAAGGAATTCTTCTCCAAGGTACTTTAA